The following are encoded in a window of Gossypium raimondii isolate GPD5lz chromosome 13, ASM2569854v1, whole genome shotgun sequence genomic DNA:
- the LOC105782969 gene encoding MADS-box transcription factor 23 isoform X2, with the protein MGRGKIEIKKIEKSSSRQVTFSKRRNGLLKKAKELAILCDAELGLIIFSSTSKLHHFASSSMKSVIERYNKYREEYHRQLLDPASELKFWEKEVASLRQQLNDLQEYHRQLMGEELSGLSIKDLRNLENQLEMSLKSVRMRKGHHIHKENLELQKKLDLICQENTELQRKVDGNGTVEANEGSKSSSHSYGFNNGYDELQAPVVDLRLSQPQQLPDADTSYRNLRLL; encoded by the exons ATGGGAAGAGGGAAAATAGAGATAAAAAAGATAGAGAAATCATCAAGCAGGCAAGTGACCTTCTCAAAGAGAAGAAATGGATTATTGAAGAAAGCTAAAGAGTTAGCCATCCTTTGCGATGCTGAACTTGGGTTGATTATCTTCTCCAGCACTTCCAAGCTTCATCATTTTGCCAGCTCTAG CATGAAATCTGTCATAGAACGCTACAACAAGTATAGAGAGGAATATCATCGTCAACTACTTGATCCTGCTTCTgaattgaag TTTTGGGAAAAGGAGGTAGCAAGCTTGAGGCAACAACTAAATGACTTGCAAGAATACCACAG GCAGCTGATGGGGGAAGAACTATCTGGTTTAAGCATCAAAGATCTACGGAATCTAGAAAACCAACTTGAAATGAGCTTGAAAAGTGTTCGCATGAGAAAG GGACACCACATTCATAAAGAGAATCTAGAACTACAGAAGAAGCTAGACCTTATTTGCCAAGAAAATACTGAACTTCAAAGGAAG GTTGATGGAAATGGAACAGTAGAAGCAAATGAAGGCAGCAAAAGCTCATCCCACAGTTATGGTTTCAACAATGGATATGATGAGTTGCAGGCACCTGTTGTCGATCTCCGGTTAAGCCAGCCTCAACAACTTCCCGACGCTGATACATCGTATAGAAACCTAAGACTGCTTTGA
- the LOC105782968 gene encoding uncharacterized protein LOC105782968 isoform X1, with protein MARWIGGKCRPISLRTPYPWRPRTFRSNAALEAIATAAEEKVRTVALYNYPSFSGAISALFAHLYHSRLNLPCLILPSSSVEPLRVEDFCVEGEGLDTCYLLDFIGPKGFASKLSQQAMCEVIAFDHRKPALTQIDCCGDPRVTFNVNLAKSSSAAVYEYFSNKLVSMMFPDVGAANLLNSEDQVRLEKVLKYIEDADLRRWSLPEIKAFTIGLSEWRSKLNCITNPYMYEQLLGISSSDLIAKGNLDISSRQIAANKFLDKTFKVRLGRGLYGECLGVRADGNSDLSDEIGKQLSLKSAKAGLRPIGAVICYNFRRKNLKMCLRSTDTATDTSEVAKAYGGGGCPSSSSFIIRMDEYNQWRS; from the exons ATGGCTCGCTGGATTGGCGGAAAATGTAGGCCGATTTCACTGCGAACTCCGTATCCATGGCGGCCTCGGACCTTCCGATCAAACGCCGCGCTAGAAGCCATAGCCACAGCAGCCGAAGAGAAAGTCCGAACCGTGGCGCTATACAATTATCCCTCATTTTCCGGCGCGATCTCCGCTCTCTTCGCTCACCTCTACCACTCCCGCCTTAATCTCCCTTGCCTCATCTTGCCTTCCTCCTCCGTTGAACCGCTCAG GGTCGAAGATTTTTGTGTTGAAGGAGAGGGACTAGACACGTGTTATCTCCTCGACTTCATCGGTCCCAAGGGATTTGCATCAAAGCTTTCACAGCAAGCAATGTGCGA GGTGATAGCATTTGATCATCGGAAACCGGCACTTACACAAATTGACTGTTGTGGAGATCCGAGAGTTACATTCAATGTTAATCTTGCGAAGAGTAGCTCTGCTGCTGTATATGAGTATTTTTCTAATAAGCTTGTCAGTATGATGTTTCCTGAT GTGGGGGCTGCAAATTTGTTGAACTCAGAAGACCAAGTTCGCCTGGAAAAAGTTCTGAAGTATATTGAAGATGCAGATCTTCGTAGATGGAGCTTACCAGAAATTAAAGCTTTTACAATTGGACTCAGTGAATGGCGCTCCAAGTTGAATTGCATCACTAATCCATACATGTATGAGCAG TTACTTGGGATCAGTTCTAGTGATTTGATTGCCAAGGGAAATCTGGATATTTCCTCTCGCCAAATAGCTGCAAACAAGTTTCTGGATAAGACATTTAAAGTTCGCTTGGGCAGAGGATTGTATGGGGAGTGCCTG GGAGTCAGAGCCGATGGAAACTCTGATTTAAGCGATGAAATCGGCAAGCAGCTAAGTCTAAAAAGTGCCAAAGCCGGGCTGAG GCCCATAGGAGCTGTTATATGCTATAACTTCAGAAGGAAAAATCTTAAGATGTGCCTAAGAAGCACGGATACTGCAACCGATACATCTGAAGTTGCAAAG GCATACGGTGGTGGCGGCTGTCCGAGTTCCAGCTCTTTTATAATAAGAATGGATGAGTATAACCAGTGGCGATCCTGA
- the LOC105782968 gene encoding uncharacterized protein LOC105782968 isoform X2: MARWIGGKCRPISLRTPYPWRPRTFRSNAALEAIATAAEEKVRTVALYNYPSFSGAISALFAHLYHSRLNLPCLILPSSSVEPLRVEDFCVEGEGLDTCYLLDFIGPKGFASKLSQQAMCEVIAFDHRKPALTQIDCCGDPRVTFNVNLAKSSSAAVYEYFSNKLVGAANLLNSEDQVRLEKVLKYIEDADLRRWSLPEIKAFTIGLSEWRSKLNCITNPYMYEQLLGISSSDLIAKGNLDISSRQIAANKFLDKTFKVRLGRGLYGECLGVRADGNSDLSDEIGKQLSLKSAKAGLRPIGAVICYNFRRKNLKMCLRSTDTATDTSEVAKAYGGGGCPSSSSFIIRMDEYNQWRS; this comes from the exons ATGGCTCGCTGGATTGGCGGAAAATGTAGGCCGATTTCACTGCGAACTCCGTATCCATGGCGGCCTCGGACCTTCCGATCAAACGCCGCGCTAGAAGCCATAGCCACAGCAGCCGAAGAGAAAGTCCGAACCGTGGCGCTATACAATTATCCCTCATTTTCCGGCGCGATCTCCGCTCTCTTCGCTCACCTCTACCACTCCCGCCTTAATCTCCCTTGCCTCATCTTGCCTTCCTCCTCCGTTGAACCGCTCAG GGTCGAAGATTTTTGTGTTGAAGGAGAGGGACTAGACACGTGTTATCTCCTCGACTTCATCGGTCCCAAGGGATTTGCATCAAAGCTTTCACAGCAAGCAATGTGCGA GGTGATAGCATTTGATCATCGGAAACCGGCACTTACACAAATTGACTGTTGTGGAGATCCGAGAGTTACATTCAATGTTAATCTTGCGAAGAGTAGCTCTGCTGCTGTATATGAGTATTTTTCTAATAAGCTT GTGGGGGCTGCAAATTTGTTGAACTCAGAAGACCAAGTTCGCCTGGAAAAAGTTCTGAAGTATATTGAAGATGCAGATCTTCGTAGATGGAGCTTACCAGAAATTAAAGCTTTTACAATTGGACTCAGTGAATGGCGCTCCAAGTTGAATTGCATCACTAATCCATACATGTATGAGCAG TTACTTGGGATCAGTTCTAGTGATTTGATTGCCAAGGGAAATCTGGATATTTCCTCTCGCCAAATAGCTGCAAACAAGTTTCTGGATAAGACATTTAAAGTTCGCTTGGGCAGAGGATTGTATGGGGAGTGCCTG GGAGTCAGAGCCGATGGAAACTCTGATTTAAGCGATGAAATCGGCAAGCAGCTAAGTCTAAAAAGTGCCAAAGCCGGGCTGAG GCCCATAGGAGCTGTTATATGCTATAACTTCAGAAGGAAAAATCTTAAGATGTGCCTAAGAAGCACGGATACTGCAACCGATACATCTGAAGTTGCAAAG GCATACGGTGGTGGCGGCTGTCCGAGTTCCAGCTCTTTTATAATAAGAATGGATGAGTATAACCAGTGGCGATCCTGA
- the LOC128036037 gene encoding uncharacterized protein LOC128036037, producing MAMEQLYGDFDASYNELQGWIAAMREHVPGTIIELQTRSYYGPNDQLQSRKRIFHRMFWTFDQCVRAFPHCKPFVQVDGTWLYGKYTQILLLAVAQDGNRNVLPIAFAIVDKENMESWEFFLTNCGAIRRSGVPWRSVYCIRHIAANFQRDYKNVDWKRQIVRMAYELEPHIFRQRMARLESDMEGQTNTSFRQWLGTMEPWLATLMPRMGQQQMNQMEAGHVFVEGIRDAMVVNRRMARSMTVEVYSRHNETFRVTETIGCRPSIPPRSYGVDLRNRRCDCRRFQTLHFPCAHVVAACAKVGLNVEQFIDEVYTIERTLRVWENEFPVLPDLST from the exons atggcaatgGAGCAATTGTACGGAGATTTCGATGCATCGTACAATGAATTACAGGGATGGATAGCCGCCATGAGGGAACACGTGCCGGGGACTATAATTGAGTTGCAGACACGATCTTATTACGGGCCAAATGACCAACtacaatcgagaaaaagaattttccatcggatgtttTGGACTTTTGATCAATGTGTGCGtgcatttccccactgcaaacCATTTGTGCAAGTTGATGGAACCTGGCTATATGGAAAATACACACAGATCTTACTTCTTGCGGTTGCTCAAGACGGCAATAGGAACGTACTCCCAATAGCATTTGCCATCGTCGATAAGGAGAACATGGAATCGTGGGAGTTCTTTCTTACCAactgcggag CTATTAGACGTTCTGGTGTACCATGGAGATCTGTTTACTGCATCCGGCACATCGCGGCTAACTTCCAACGAGATTATAAGAATGTAGACTGGAAGAGACAAATTGTGAGAATGG CGTACGAGCTAGAGCCACACATTTTTCGCCAAAGAATGGCCCggcttgagagtgacatggagggtcaAACCAACACATCTTTCCGGCAGTGGCTGGGTACCATGGAGccgtg GTTGGCTAcattgatgccaagaatgggtcagcaacaAATGAACCAGATGGAGGCAGGACATGTCTTTGTCGAAGGCATTAGGGATGCAATGGTTGTAAATCGTCGAATGGCGAGGTCGATGACAGTAGAAGTATATTCACGACATAATGAAACGTTTCGAGTTACAGAGACCATCGGTTGTCGACCTAGTATACCACCTAGGTCCTACGGTGTTGATCTCCGAAATAGACGATGCGATTGCAGAAGGTTTCAAACACTTCATTTTCCATGTGCACACGTCGTGGCAGCTTGTGCTAAAGTTGGGCTCAATGTAGAACAATTTATCGATGAAGTGTACACCATCGAACGCACGTTGCGTGTATGGGAAAACGAGTTCCCCGTGCTTCCTGACCTATCTACTTGA
- the LOC105782969 gene encoding MADS-box transcription factor 23 isoform X1, whose product MGRGKIEIKKIEKSSSRQVTFSKRRNGLLKKAKELAILCDAELGLIIFSSTSKLHHFASSSMKSVIERYNKYREEYHRQLLDPASELKFWEKEVASLRQQLNDLQEYHRQLMGEELSGLSIKDLRNLENQLEMSLKSVRMRKDQILTNQIKELSLKGHHIHKENLELQKKLDLICQENTELQRKVDGNGTVEANEGSKSSSHSYGFNNGYDELQAPVVDLRLSQPQQLPDADTSYRNLRLL is encoded by the exons ATGGGAAGAGGGAAAATAGAGATAAAAAAGATAGAGAAATCATCAAGCAGGCAAGTGACCTTCTCAAAGAGAAGAAATGGATTATTGAAGAAAGCTAAAGAGTTAGCCATCCTTTGCGATGCTGAACTTGGGTTGATTATCTTCTCCAGCACTTCCAAGCTTCATCATTTTGCCAGCTCTAG CATGAAATCTGTCATAGAACGCTACAACAAGTATAGAGAGGAATATCATCGTCAACTACTTGATCCTGCTTCTgaattgaag TTTTGGGAAAAGGAGGTAGCAAGCTTGAGGCAACAACTAAATGACTTGCAAGAATACCACAG GCAGCTGATGGGGGAAGAACTATCTGGTTTAAGCATCAAAGATCTACGGAATCTAGAAAACCAACTTGAAATGAGCTTGAAAAGTGTTCGCATGAGAAAG gaccaaattcttacaaatcaaatcaaagagCTAAGTCTTAAG GGACACCACATTCATAAAGAGAATCTAGAACTACAGAAGAAGCTAGACCTTATTTGCCAAGAAAATACTGAACTTCAAAGGAAG GTTGATGGAAATGGAACAGTAGAAGCAAATGAAGGCAGCAAAAGCTCATCCCACAGTTATGGTTTCAACAATGGATATGATGAGTTGCAGGCACCTGTTGTCGATCTCCGGTTAAGCCAGCCTCAACAACTTCCCGACGCTGATACATCGTATAGAAACCTAAGACTGCTTTGA